In Anthocerotibacter panamensis C109, the sequence CAGCTCGAGCTTCTGGAGGCGGGCTTTAGTGACCAGGGAAATTTCGTCGGACTCCAGATAGAACTGCGTCTGACGCAGAACTTCACTCAGGATGGCCTGGGGAACCGGCGCTCCGGCGGTAAATTGCTCCAGGTACTGCTCCACCTCTTCGAGGGTCAAGGGTAGGTCCACAGGCCGCACAGACACCTCATCCGAGCACAGAAAAGCCTAGACATCCGGCTCAATCGTACTGGTGAGGCCGTGGCTTTTGAGCTGTTCGCAATAAAACTCCGCATGCTCCAGAGCACAGACCACCACCACCGCTACGCCGCTGGTATGGGCTTCCATCATGATCCCAATGGCCTGAGGGGGCTTCAGGCGCGGAATGGTCATGAGGAGAACCTCGACCACATGCTCCATGGAGTTATGGGGGTCGTTGTGGAGGAGAACTTTATACTGTGGGGCGGGCTTCTTGCTGACTTCAGATTTTGGCTTCTCGATAATTTCAGTGCCCATTGCTCCAACCCTGCTTGCGCGACAATAGCCTTTCGTTTATGCATCTTAACACTTGACTTGAATTTAGTGGGATACGCTACAACCGGCCCGCAATTCGTCACAATAAAAGAGCCCCAGTCGTGACTACCATGCTCGCCACCCGCCCTCTTGCCGCGCACGCTTGGCCCGGTCTGATCGCCACCTATCGGGACTACCTACCCGTAAACGAGGCAACACCCGTGGTCACCCTGCGCGAGGGAAACACCCCACTCATCGAAGCGCTCCACCTCAGCCGCTTGATTGGACGTTCAGCCCGAATCTGGCTCAAATTCGATGGGCTCAACCCCACCGGCAGTTTTAAGGACCGAGGGATGACTATGGCCGTCTCCAAGGCCAAAGAAGCGGGCTCCGAGGCTATCGTCTGCGCGAGCACCGGCAATACTTCAGCAGCGGCAGCGGCCTATGGGGGCCGCGGCGGGCTCAAGGTTTTCGTTCTCGTCCCTGATGGCTATGTGGCCTTGGGCAAACTCGCACAGGCGCTTATCTACGGGGCCGAGGTCATCCCCATTCAGGGCAATTTCGACCAGGCTTTTGCTCTAGTGCGTCAGGTGGCCGATCAGTATCCGGTCACCCTGGTCAACTCAGTCAACCGCTATCGCCTGGAGGGCCAGAAAACCGCTGCATTTGAGGTCTGTGAACAGTTGGGGGAGGCTCCCGACTGGCTATGTATTCCGGTGGGCAACGCCGGGAATTTGACGGCGTACTGGATGGGTTTTTCCCAGTTTTATCAGAAGGGACTGGTCCGCAAGCGCCCGCGTATGATGGGCTTCGAAGCTGCCGGAGCCGCCGCCTTGATCCACGGTAAAGTCATCCCCATCCCCAACCCGGAGACCATCGCCACCGCAATCCGTATCGGCAACCCGGCGAGTGGCGTGATGGCTGTGGCCTCAGCTCGCCAGAGCGGGGGTACTATCGACGCGGTCACGGACCAGGAAATCCTCGAAGCTTACCATCTGTTAGCCCGCCATGAGGGTGTTTTCTGCGAACCAGCCAGCGCTAGTTCGGTCGCTGGGCTCCTCAAGTGCCACGACCAAATCCCTGAGGGAGCCAACATCGTCTGTGTCCTCACCGGCAACGGTCTCAAAGACCCCGATACCGCCCTCAAAGGCTGCACCTTGAGGCATAGTGCCATCGCCCCGACCTTGGAAGCTATCGCGATGGCGATGGGATTTTGAGGGTTGCGCTACTCTTCTTGTGCAATCGGAA encodes:
- the thrC gene encoding threonine synthase; the encoded protein is MTTMLATRPLAAHAWPGLIATYRDYLPVNEATPVVTLREGNTPLIEALHLSRLIGRSARIWLKFDGLNPTGSFKDRGMTMAVSKAKEAGSEAIVCASTGNTSAAAAAYGGRGGLKVFVLVPDGYVALGKLAQALIYGAEVIPIQGNFDQAFALVRQVADQYPVTLVNSVNRYRLEGQKTAAFEVCEQLGEAPDWLCIPVGNAGNLTAYWMGFSQFYQKGLVRKRPRMMGFEAAGAAALIHGKVIPIPNPETIATAIRIGNPASGVMAVASARQSGGTIDAVTDQEILEAYHLLARHEGVFCEPASASSVAGLLKCHDQIPEGANIVCVLTGNGLKDPDTALKGCTLRHSAIAPTLEAIAMAMGF
- the clpS gene encoding ATP-dependent Clp protease adapter ClpS; protein product: MGTEIIEKPKSEVSKKPAPQYKVLLHNDPHNSMEHVVEVLLMTIPRLKPPQAIGIMMEAHTSGVAVVVVCALEHAEFYCEQLKSHGLTSTIEPDV